From Candidatus Omnitrophota bacterium, the proteins below share one genomic window:
- the lepB gene encoding signal peptidase I, whose translation MPNNPHPSNISAIYEKLTPRYPTLAMLLSFFLPGAGQIYLKQKGKGTALLCATTAFLGGFITIVANPSGESNKYLFLAPLVFLLYELFAAQDAFFSARALNAKHHLRPQPNARQQALMIAGTVLALIFNPFHYLKNQTNDIIQIFRINSSSMEPTFRKGEVCLIDKSVYRLWNPKPGDVIVFNAPQDIDRLFVKRFIAKEHQTVEIRNGKVIVNNAPLDMKGMAAIRYANAGPYGTPGTALKVPPGHYYVLGDNSASSKDSRDWGYLPNGYLVGKVYKSYFPVDFIGRLLIR comes from the coding sequence ATGCCCAACAATCCGCACCCGTCCAACATCTCCGCCATTTATGAAAAATTGACGCCGCGCTATCCGACGCTGGCGATGCTCTTGTCGTTTTTCCTCCCCGGAGCGGGGCAGATTTACCTCAAACAAAAGGGAAAGGGGACAGCCCTCCTATGCGCCACAACGGCTTTTCTGGGAGGATTCATTACCATCGTCGCCAACCCTTCCGGGGAATCCAATAAATACCTGTTCCTTGCCCCGTTGGTCTTCCTGCTTTATGAACTTTTCGCGGCGCAGGACGCGTTCTTCAGCGCCCGCGCCCTGAACGCGAAACACCACCTGCGTCCTCAGCCCAACGCCAGGCAACAGGCGTTGATGATCGCCGGGACCGTGCTGGCGCTCATCTTCAACCCGTTCCATTACCTCAAAAACCAGACCAACGACATCATCCAGATTTTCCGGATCAACTCCTCCTCCATGGAACCGACGTTCAGAAAAGGAGAGGTCTGCCTGATTGACAAGAGCGTCTACCGGCTCTGGAACCCGAAACCGGGGGACGTCATTGTATTCAATGCTCCTCAGGATATCGACCGGCTGTTCGTAAAGCGATTCATCGCCAAAGAACACCAGACGGTCGAAATCCGGAACGGCAAAGTGATTGTCAACAACGCGCCTCTGGACATGAAGGGGATGGCCGCCATCCGTTACGCCAACGCCGGCCCTTACGGGACCCCGGGAACAGCGCTGAAAGTTCCCCCGGGGCACTATTATGTTCTGGGCGACAACAGCGCTTCCAGCAAGGACAGCCGCGACTGGGGATACCTGCCCAACGGATATCTGGTGGGGAAAGTTTACAAAAGCTATTTCCCTGTGGACTTCATCGGCCGGTTGCTGATAAGATAA
- the ispG gene encoding flavodoxin-dependent (E)-4-hydroxy-3-methylbut-2-enyl-diphosphate synthase, translating into MELAKRRKTPTVKVGNVLIGGEHPVVIQSMTDTPTADIEKTLAQTIELIEAGSELVRWTVNDDNAAKAVPETVKILRDKGFQTPIIGDFHFNGHTLLRKHPACARALDKYRINPGNVGRREKHDENFTEIVKAAADHNKPVRIGVNWGSLDQELLTGMMDKNARLKKPKDAKLVTYAAMMESALRSAELAGKEGLGKDKIILSVKMSILQDMVTVYSLLAPKCNYALHLGLTEAGGDTQGISSSSAALSILLQQGIGDTIRVSLTPQPGVKRSREVEVCKYLLQSMGLRYFKPSVTSCPGCGRTSSNYFQILAQDINQHIERMMPVWKKQYPGVERLKIAVMGCVVNGPGESRHADIGISLPGASEQPVAPVYVDGKEFRTLKGERIREEFVGILENHIKNKFK; encoded by the coding sequence ATGGAACTGGCCAAGCGGCGCAAGACCCCCACCGTCAAAGTCGGCAATGTCCTGATCGGCGGCGAGCACCCTGTCGTGATCCAGTCCATGACCGACACGCCCACCGCGGATATCGAGAAAACCCTGGCCCAGACCATCGAACTGATCGAGGCCGGCTCCGAACTGGTCCGCTGGACCGTCAATGACGATAACGCGGCCAAGGCCGTTCCCGAAACCGTCAAGATCCTCCGCGACAAAGGCTTTCAAACCCCCATCATCGGCGATTTCCATTTCAACGGCCACACGCTCCTGCGCAAGCACCCGGCCTGCGCCAGGGCCCTGGACAAATACCGCATCAACCCCGGCAATGTCGGCCGCCGGGAAAAGCATGACGAGAATTTTACCGAGATCGTGAAGGCCGCGGCGGACCACAACAAGCCCGTGCGCATCGGCGTCAACTGGGGCTCGCTGGACCAGGAACTGCTCACGGGCATGATGGACAAAAACGCCAGACTCAAAAAGCCCAAGGACGCCAAACTCGTGACCTACGCGGCCATGATGGAAAGCGCCCTGCGCAGCGCCGAGCTGGCCGGCAAGGAGGGATTGGGCAAGGACAAAATCATTTTAAGCGTGAAGATGTCCATCCTGCAGGACATGGTCACCGTGTATTCTCTCCTGGCCCCAAAATGCAATTACGCCCTGCATCTGGGATTGACCGAAGCCGGCGGCGACACGCAGGGGATTTCCTCCAGTTCCGCCGCGCTGTCTATCCTCCTTCAGCAGGGGATCGGAGACACCATCCGCGTTTCCCTGACACCCCAGCCGGGCGTGAAACGTTCCCGCGAGGTGGAGGTGTGCAAATATCTCCTGCAATCCATGGGCCTGCGGTATTTCAAGCCCAGCGTGACCAGCTGTCCCGGCTGCGGCCGCACGTCGAGCAATTATTTCCAGATCCTCGCCCAGGACATCAACCAGCACATCGAACGCATGATGCCCGTTTGGAAAAAGCAGTATCCGGGCGTGGAGCGGCTGAAGATCGCGGTCATGGGCTGTGTCGTGAACGGCCCCGGCGAAAGCCGCCACGCCGACATCGGCATCTCTCTCCCCGGAGCCAGCGAACAACCCGTCGCGCCGGTGTATGTGGACGGCAAAGAGTTCAGGACGCTGAAGGGGGAACGGATTAGAGAGGAATTCGTCGGAATTTTAGAAAATCACATTAAAAATAAATTCAAATAA
- the ispH gene encoding 4-hydroxy-3-methylbut-2-enyl diphosphate reductase, translating to MEIFLARTQGFCAGVASAVDIVELALARYGAPLYVYHEIVHNTFVVNDFRKRGVVFVEDVGEVPEGERIIFSAHGIPPAVIHKARQRSLKFLDATCPLVTKVHNEAVKFSKREKEIVLIGHKGHQELTGSAGYVRPDLLHIVENEKDIDELNIDPDKEVAYLTQTTLSVDETKGLIEKLKEKFPKLEAPPRSDICYATQNRQDAVKELAKFCDLIIICGSPNSSNSNRLRETGANEGVASYIIDFADELDINLLNGKTKVGISSGASVPRCIVDELIERIQKEYPDTKVHNFENPEKNIVFKLPDVKVLA from the coding sequence ATGGAAATCTTCTTAGCCAGGACACAGGGGTTTTGCGCGGGAGTGGCCAGCGCGGTGGACATTGTTGAGCTGGCCCTGGCGCGATACGGAGCCCCCCTTTACGTTTATCACGAGATCGTCCACAACACCTTTGTGGTCAATGATTTCCGCAAGCGCGGGGTTGTGTTCGTGGAGGATGTGGGCGAGGTGCCTGAGGGTGAGCGGATCATCTTCAGCGCGCACGGCATTCCTCCGGCGGTCATCCACAAAGCCCGCCAGCGCAGCCTCAAGTTCCTGGATGCCACCTGTCCCCTGGTGACCAAGGTGCACAACGAGGCGGTCAAATTTTCCAAACGCGAGAAAGAGATCGTCCTGATCGGCCATAAAGGCCACCAGGAGCTCACCGGGTCGGCCGGGTATGTCCGGCCTGACCTGCTTCATATCGTCGAGAATGAAAAGGACATCGATGAGCTGAACATTGATCCGGACAAGGAAGTGGCCTACCTGACCCAAACCACGCTTTCGGTGGACGAGACCAAAGGGTTGATCGAAAAACTCAAAGAAAAATTCCCGAAATTGGAGGCCCCTCCCCGCTCTGACATCTGTTACGCCACCCAGAACCGGCAGGATGCGGTCAAGGAGCTGGCTAAATTTTGCGACCTCATCATCATTTGCGGCTCTCCCAACAGTTCCAACAGCAACCGTCTGCGCGAGACCGGCGCCAATGAAGGCGTCGCCAGCTATATCATTGATTTCGCGGACGAGCTGGACATCAATCTGCTCAATGGCAAGACAAAGGTCGGGATCAGTTCCGGCGCTTCCGTGCCCCGGTGCATCGTGGACGAGCTCATTGAGCGTATCCAGAAGGAATACCCCGATACCAAAGTCCACAATTTCGAGAATCCGGAAAAGAACATTGTTTTTAAACTGCCGGATGTTAAGGTTTTGGCTTAG
- a CDS encoding 2Fe-2S iron-sulfur cluster-binding protein produces the protein MAKLIIDNIEHEIPDNTQIAEVCEKAGIPFSCNSGVCGTCQIEILEGADNIGELNQEELDLGMDRNHRLSCQCVLKSGVVKVTY, from the coding sequence ATGGCAAAATTGATCATCGACAATATTGAGCACGAAATCCCCGACAACACCCAGATCGCGGAAGTTTGCGAAAAGGCCGGGATCCCGTTCAGCTGCAATTCCGGTGTCTGCGGGACCTGCCAGATCGAAATCCTGGAAGGCGCGGACAATATCGGCGAGTTGAACCAGGAAGAGCTCGACCTCGGCATGGACCGCAATCACCGTTTGAGCTGTCAGTGCGTTTTAAAATCCGGTGTGGTGAAAGTCACTTATTAA
- a CDS encoding ThiF family adenylyltransferase — protein sequence MFRLTSSPIVPASLKSSFSHPEAGAFAGFEGWVRNCNEGRPVLKLEYEVFEPLCLKEAERILQEARERFSVIEAQCVHRTGVLEIGDLAVWVGVSASHRDDAFKACRYIIDEVKTRLPIWKKEFYTDGDSGWINVLTGASPAPAGDLPEARFYERQVLLPEVGASGQKKLKDARVLVVGAGGLGCPCLTSLAQAGVGTIGICEFDTLEAGNLHRQSLYNYQDIGKPKAGLAESRLRALNPFINVIVHPVRLDSSNAEKIIKDYDVLADCTDNFPAKFLLNDAALLLSKVLVQAGIYQYEGQLRVYDPVRPRGCLRCLWPRMPEPGCVGSCAETGVLGTVPNLLGHWQAMEIIKALLGFPGLSQETLIVDLTAPAVSRLKSPADPDCPLCGLAPSIKDIDEKNYSPPGATGFSLPLSAIVLREISRYRFVDVREPDECRNNPVVSVETIRYPLSQAGRTAFGFDSKYQYVVFCEKGPRSEKFVKDAREHGVKNVFALNGGASALNQLKT from the coding sequence ATGTTTCGATTGACATCATCCCCCATTGTCCCTGCCTCTCTCAAGTCTTCCTTCAGCCACCCGGAAGCCGGCGCCTTTGCCGGCTTTGAGGGCTGGGTGCGTAATTGCAATGAAGGACGGCCTGTCCTTAAGCTCGAGTATGAAGTCTTTGAGCCGCTCTGCCTGAAAGAAGCGGAGCGGATCCTGCAGGAGGCCCGGGAGAGATTTTCTGTCATCGAGGCCCAATGCGTTCACCGCACCGGTGTCCTGGAGATCGGAGATCTGGCGGTCTGGGTCGGTGTTTCAGCCTCGCACCGGGACGACGCGTTCAAGGCCTGCCGGTATATCATCGATGAGGTGAAAACCCGCCTGCCGATCTGGAAAAAAGAATTTTACACCGACGGAGATTCGGGATGGATCAATGTCCTCACGGGCGCCTCCCCTGCGCCGGCGGGCGATCTGCCGGAGGCCCGGTTTTATGAACGGCAAGTCCTCCTTCCAGAGGTCGGCGCCTCGGGACAGAAAAAACTCAAGGACGCCCGCGTGCTGGTCGTGGGCGCCGGCGGGCTGGGATGCCCCTGTCTCACCTCTCTCGCCCAGGCGGGCGTCGGCACCATCGGGATCTGCGAATTTGACACGCTGGAGGCCGGGAATCTTCACCGCCAGTCTCTTTACAATTATCAGGACATTGGAAAGCCGAAAGCCGGATTGGCCGAGTCCCGGCTCAGGGCCCTGAATCCTTTTATCAACGTCATTGTGCATCCCGTCCGCCTGGACAGCTCGAACGCTGAAAAGATCATCAAGGATTATGATGTGCTCGCGGACTGCACGGACAATTTTCCGGCGAAATTTTTGTTGAATGACGCGGCCCTGCTGTTGAGCAAGGTCCTGGTGCAGGCGGGCATTTATCAGTATGAAGGCCAGCTGCGCGTTTATGATCCCGTCAGGCCGCGCGGCTGTCTGCGCTGCCTGTGGCCGCGGATGCCGGAGCCGGGATGCGTGGGCAGCTGCGCGGAAACCGGGGTTTTGGGAACGGTTCCCAATCTTTTGGGCCATTGGCAGGCCATGGAAATCATCAAAGCTTTGCTGGGGTTTCCCGGCCTTTCGCAGGAAACGCTGATCGTGGATTTGACGGCCCCCGCGGTCTCCAGGCTTAAATCCCCGGCTGATCCCGATTGCCCGTTGTGCGGTCTCGCGCCGTCTATCAAAGATATCGACGAAAAGAATTATTCACCCCCCGGGGCTACGGGATTTTCCCTCCCGCTTTCGGCGATTGTCCTTCGAGAGATCAGCCGTTACCGCTTCGTGGATGTCCGCGAGCCGGACGAATGCCGGAACAATCCTGTTGTCAGCGTGGAGACGATCCGCTATCCTTTAAGTCAGGCCGGCCGGACGGCGTTTGGATTTGATTCCAAGTATCAATATGTGGTGTTTTGCGAGAAAGGTCCGCGCAGCGAGAAATTTGTTAAAGACGCCCGAGAACACGGTGTCAAAAATGTTTTTGCACTCAACGGAGGCGCCTCGGCGCTCAATCAACTGAAGACATGA
- the murB gene encoding UDP-N-acetylmuramate dehydrogenase, which produces MNLDLSKEIGVEVQAGAPLSKYTTFQLGGPCRQLINCRTAEQLEHAVKRLIAHNIPFLLIGGGSNLVVSDAGIDCAVIRFVSDQPIIQRDGTDVTVTASTLLDHLALYCAQQGLAGLNYTSGIPGTVGGAIVGNAGAFGKQVGDVLKSVVLLSPSGELREVGPEALHFRYRHSILKETGDIVVKAAFAMTPASRDPLLKERDEYLAIRHEKHPDLRAYPCAGSFFRNIEPTSKAGRRQAAGWFLEQAGGKELSSGGAAIFSKHANIIVKSENCTAQDVYRLSQRMKEIVQNAFGLTLEREVRFVGKISGTDEDQGRLVW; this is translated from the coding sequence ATGAATTTAGACCTTTCCAAAGAGATCGGCGTGGAAGTCCAGGCAGGCGCCCCGCTGTCCAAATACACGACGTTTCAGCTCGGCGGCCCCTGCCGGCAGCTCATCAACTGCCGGACGGCTGAACAGCTGGAGCATGCGGTCAAACGGCTGATCGCGCACAACATCCCTTTTCTCCTGATCGGCGGCGGGTCGAATCTGGTTGTCTCGGACGCCGGGATTGATTGCGCGGTGATCCGCTTCGTGAGCGACCAGCCCATCATCCAGCGCGACGGCACCGACGTGACCGTCACGGCCAGCACGCTTTTGGATCATCTCGCTTTGTATTGCGCCCAGCAGGGCCTGGCGGGGTTGAATTACACCTCGGGGATCCCGGGGACTGTCGGCGGCGCGATCGTCGGCAACGCGGGGGCGTTCGGAAAGCAGGTCGGGGATGTGCTCAAGTCGGTTGTTCTTCTTTCCCCATCCGGTGAATTGCGCGAGGTCGGGCCGGAGGCCCTGCATTTCCGTTACCGCCATTCGATTTTAAAGGAAACCGGCGACATTGTGGTCAAGGCGGCGTTTGCCATGACCCCGGCAAGCCGGGATCCTTTGTTGAAAGAACGAGATGAATATCTCGCGATTCGTCATGAGAAGCACCCGGATCTGCGCGCGTACCCGTGTGCCGGGAGTTTTTTCCGCAACATCGAGCCCACGTCCAAAGCCGGGCGGCGTCAGGCCGCCGGGTGGTTCCTGGAGCAGGCCGGAGGCAAAGAGCTCAGTTCCGGCGGGGCCGCGATTTTCAGCAAACACGCGAACATCATTGTCAAATCCGAAAATTGCACCGCGCAGGACGTTTACCGGCTGTCCCAGCGGATGAAGGAGATTGTCCAGAATGCGTTTGGCTTGACCCTGGAGCGTGAGGTGAGGTTTGTAGGCAAGATTTCGGGGACGGACGAGGACCAGGGGCGGTTGGTTTGGTGA